One genomic segment of Gossypium arboreum isolate Shixiya-1 chromosome 3, ASM2569848v2, whole genome shotgun sequence includes these proteins:
- the LOC108478875 gene encoding protein FEZ-like produces the protein MDERVSDSDKMEEIMLPGFRFHPTDEELVGFYLKRKIQQRPLSVELIKQLDIYKYDPWDLPKLATTGEKEWYFYCPRDRKYRNSARPNRVTGAGFWKATGTDRPIYSSEGSKCIGLKKSLVFYKGRAAKGVKTDWMMHEFRLPSLTDSAPTPPKRFLDKCLPANDSWAICRIFKKTNSTAQRALCHSWVSPIPETSSISDMLSRGSDTSQLSSDNISLTPKTSSSPVQFNLISNTDLLQTSSAAFSPLDFVPYKPLSQMAPQLPISNGDLTSLIFAPLDQTPSPAKSAVDVTSVLLNMSSSMLGEYDSTVHFHGGSQDHCTGFSSGTLPHGMQGNMVINNEDHENALLKNLNVTHVDDQWDGIRSIGFPFSLPLPMSVADAWKPSIP, from the exons ATGGATGAGAGAGTAAGTGATAGTGATAAAATGGAAGAAATCATGCTTCCAGGGTTCAGGTTTCATCCAACAGATGAAGAGCTTGTTGGGTTTTATCTGAAAAGAAAGATTCAGCAGCGCCCTCTCTCAGTAGAGCTGATTAAGCAACTAGACATCTATAAATATGATCCATGGGATCTTCCAA AACTGGCAACCACTGGAGAGAAAGAGTGGTATTTCTACTGTCCCAGGGACAGAAAATACAGAAATAGTGCAAGGCCAAACCGAGTCACTGGAGCTGGATTTTGGAAAGCCACAGGGACTGACCGTCCCATCTATTCCTCGGAAGGCAGCAAGTGCATTGGGTTGAAGAAATCTCTTGTGTTCTACAAAGGTAGAGCAGCCAAAGGGGTGAAAACTGACTGGATGATGCATGAGTTTAGGTTACCTTCTCTCACTGACTCCGCGCCTACGCCACCAAAAAGATTCCTCGACAAATGCCTTCCTGCCAAT GACTCATGGGCGATATGCAGGATATTCAAGAAAACTAACTCCACAGCTCAAAGAGCTCTTTGTCATTCGTGGGTTTCTCCAATACCTGAAACATCATCAATATCAGATATGCTTAGTAGAGGTTCAGATACTTCTCAACTTTCTTCAGACAACATATCCTTGACACCCAAAACCAGTTCATCACCAGTCCAGTTTAACCTTATCAGTAACACTGACCTACTACAGACATCTTCTGCTGCATTTTCTCCTTTAGACTTTGTCCCTTACAAGCCTCTCTCCCAGATGGCTCCTCAACTTCCCATCTCCAATGGAGACCTAACCAGTCTCATTTTTGCACCTCTTGATCAAACCCCATCTCCTGCAAAATCCGCAGTTGATGTTACTTCCGTGTTGCTTAACATGTCATCTTCCATGCTTGGAGAATACGATAGTACTGTGCACTTCCATGGCGGATCGCAAGATCATTGCACTGGCTTCTCTTCAGGGACATTGCCCCACGGGATGCAAGGGAACATGGTGATCAATAATGAAGATCATGAAAATGCACTACTTAAAAACCTGAATGTCACCCATGTTGATGATCAGTGGGATGGTATTAGATCCATTGGATTTCCCTTCAGTTTGCCTTTACCCATGAGTGTGGCGGATGCTTGGAAGCCAAGCATCCCTTGA